In one window of Penaeus monodon isolate SGIC_2016 unplaced genomic scaffold, NSTDA_Pmon_1 PmonScaffold_66, whole genome shotgun sequence DNA:
- the LOC119571502 gene encoding protein arginine N-methyltransferase 2-like: protein MGGLPPLSGKWRGPARILRRLGPVSFEVQNLDTGVQLKAHLNHLKPYRPSEELSYAVDDDEEGLEDSEEVGEDDTNQPGAEAQDAGAPEDPWISVLTSFAREPEECRELEVAAETLISNK, encoded by the coding sequence ATGGGTGGACTACCTCCCCTTAGTGGCAAATGGCGTGGACCAGCCCGAATCCTCAGACGCTTAGGGCCAGTTTCTTTTGAGGTACAAAACCTAGACACAGGAGTTCAACTCAAGGCCCACTTGAATCACCTGAAACCCTATCGCCCTTCTGAGGAACTCTCCTATGCTGTCGACGATGACGAGGAAGGACTGGAGGATAGCGAGGAAGTAGGCGAGGATGATACCAACCAGCCGGGAGCAGAGGCCCAAGATGCAGGCGCTCCAGAGGATCCATGGATATCTGTTCTGACGTCCTTTGCCAGGGAGCCAGAGGAGTGTAGGGAGCTGGAGGTTGCTGCCGAGACGCTGATCAGCAATAAATAG